One genomic window of Thalassoroseus pseudoceratinae includes the following:
- a CDS encoding efflux RND transporter periplasmic adaptor subunit, which translates to MTTLMNLKHFLYGLGLACVCLTPELSSATLQAEEIRIEEAWIRLQTKFEASLAADQPGVLAVVVPEEGQLVEKGELLVELRAEILKAALAVAQEEASSDVNLRFAQAQLKVSQAELDKAEDANRRVIGTVPLVELDRLRFTRDRAMLQIEQAEHEQVLNNLRVKEAKARVEALQIRAPFTGVVTEVTKSVGEAVAQGDPILQLVNTKAVQVGGTVSLAESRRIKPGYEVLVRLQSNQSDEEAEWHKGELKFVDEKAGNIRGRVRVWAEVPNPDKDLLPGLMGTMKITIPEEK; encoded by the coding sequence ATGACGACTCTGATGAATCTCAAGCATTTTCTATACGGACTCGGTTTGGCCTGCGTCTGCCTCACTCCCGAGTTGTCCTCAGCAACTCTTCAAGCTGAGGAAATCCGCATCGAGGAAGCCTGGATTCGCTTGCAGACGAAGTTCGAAGCATCCTTGGCCGCCGACCAACCGGGCGTCCTCGCGGTTGTTGTTCCGGAAGAAGGCCAACTTGTCGAGAAAGGCGAATTGCTGGTCGAGTTGCGAGCCGAAATTCTGAAAGCCGCACTGGCCGTTGCTCAGGAAGAAGCCTCCAGCGATGTCAACTTGAGATTTGCCCAAGCCCAACTCAAGGTTTCCCAGGCCGAGTTGGACAAGGCCGAAGACGCTAACCGTCGGGTGATCGGCACGGTCCCGCTGGTCGAGTTGGACCGACTACGGTTCACGCGAGACCGAGCGATGCTGCAGATCGAGCAAGCCGAGCACGAGCAAGTGCTGAACAATTTGCGGGTCAAGGAAGCCAAAGCCCGTGTGGAAGCGTTGCAAATCCGAGCCCCGTTTACCGGGGTGGTTACCGAAGTCACCAAAAGTGTTGGCGAAGCCGTTGCTCAGGGTGATCCGATTCTGCAGCTGGTCAATACAAAAGCGGTTCAGGTCGGTGGCACCGTTTCATTGGCGGAATCTCGGCGAATCAAGCCGGGCTATGAAGTTCTCGTGCGGTTGCAATCGAATCAGTCCGACGAGGAAGCCGAATGGCACAAAGGGGAACTCAAATTCGTGGATGAAAAAGCCGGAAACATCCGCGGTCGCGTTCGAGTCTGGGCGGAAGTCCCCAACCCCGACAAAGACCTGCTCCCCGGCTTGATGGGCACGATGAAAATTACCATCCCGGAAGAGAAGTAG
- a CDS encoding DUF427 domain-containing protein, which produces MKAIWNNCILADSNDTVVVDGNHYFTQDSVKTEHLQPSDHSSTCPWKGTAKYWNVVVDGEVNENAAWSYPKTKEAALHIQGRVAFWKGVEVVE; this is translated from the coding sequence ATGAAAGCGATTTGGAACAACTGTATCCTAGCAGACAGTAACGACACCGTTGTTGTCGACGGGAACCACTATTTCACGCAAGATTCCGTCAAAACAGAGCACCTGCAACCCAGCGATCATTCGAGTACGTGCCCTTGGAAAGGTACTGCGAAGTACTGGAATGTCGTCGTTGATGGCGAAGTCAACGAGAATGCGGCTTGGTCGTACCCCAAAACCAAAGAAGCTGCACTGCATATTCAAGGACGAGTCGCCTTTTGGAAGGGCGTCGAAGTCGTTGAATAA
- a CDS encoding 50S ribosomal protein L25 produces the protein MSEAVRLTAEKREKLGTAESRRLRSRGQIPGNIYGHKEGAVAITVSGDQLSPIINEGHKVVDLELGNNTQTTIFREVQWDTFGREILHFDLLRVDPEERRWSEVPIEFRGIAPGVVAGGVLDQHLHSIAMRVKTLELPDVVRVRLTDLQIGDSVLVKDLELPSSAELDIDEDTVVVQILEEMATDEPAAEGDAAGAEPEVVGEESSSDDGDN, from the coding sequence ATGTCCGAAGCAGTTCGTCTCACTGCCGAAAAACGCGAGAAACTTGGAACCGCTGAATCACGGCGACTGCGGTCTCGTGGCCAGATCCCCGGGAATATTTACGGGCACAAAGAGGGAGCCGTTGCCATTACGGTGTCCGGCGATCAGCTATCGCCGATCATCAATGAAGGGCATAAGGTTGTCGATTTAGAGCTCGGCAACAACACGCAAACCACGATCTTCCGTGAGGTCCAATGGGACACGTTCGGTCGTGAGATTCTTCACTTCGACCTGCTGCGGGTCGATCCCGAAGAACGTCGTTGGAGCGAAGTCCCCATCGAGTTCCGTGGAATTGCTCCCGGAGTCGTCGCGGGGGGTGTTCTCGATCAGCATCTGCACTCAATCGCGATGCGTGTGAAAACCCTCGAGTTGCCCGACGTCGTTCGTGTTCGACTCACCGACTTGCAGATCGGTGATTCGGTTCTCGTCAAAGATCTCGAGCTGCCCAGCAGTGCGGAACTCGACATCGACGAAGACACGGTCGTTGTGCAGATTCTCGAAGAAATGGCGACCGATGAACCAGCGGCAGAAGGTGATGCCGCCGGAGCCGAACCTGAGGTTGTTGGCGAAGAATCGTCCAGCGACGACGGCGATAACTGA
- a CDS encoding sugar phosphate isomerase/epimerase family protein — MTEQPSRRDFLRDASVGAVTLAATSALSASNTQAADSAPPRIRKAVKLGMVRTDGTLAEKFQLLKDLGYDGVEVSAPNSMDTKELLKARDAADLPIHGVVNSVHWRQTLSHPDPNVRAAGLDGFKKAIQAAKDYEASSVLLVPAVVTEDVSYKDAYKRSQAEIRKALPLAEKLDIRILFENVWNNFLLSPLEMAYYIDSFDSPLVGAYFDVGNIVRYGWPTHWVEALGERIGKLDIKEYSRKLQNSKGPRSGFGVEIGEGDCDWPGVMKALDKIGYSGWATAEVRGGDKERLADIKSRMDRVLTFA; from the coding sequence ATGACCGAGCAACCCTCCCGCCGAGATTTCCTCCGTGACGCTAGTGTCGGTGCTGTGACATTGGCAGCGACCTCCGCATTATCTGCCTCCAACACGCAAGCCGCGGACAGTGCTCCGCCGCGAATCCGCAAGGCGGTCAAACTGGGAATGGTACGGACAGACGGCACATTGGCTGAGAAGTTTCAGCTGCTCAAGGATCTCGGTTACGATGGCGTCGAGGTCAGTGCCCCCAACTCGATGGACACCAAAGAGTTACTTAAGGCCCGTGACGCAGCGGACCTGCCCATTCACGGAGTGGTCAATTCCGTTCACTGGCGACAGACCCTTTCACACCCCGATCCAAACGTGCGTGCCGCCGGTTTAGACGGATTCAAGAAAGCGATTCAGGCCGCCAAGGATTACGAAGCGTCTTCGGTGCTGTTGGTGCCGGCCGTCGTTACGGAAGACGTCAGCTACAAAGACGCCTACAAACGCAGCCAAGCCGAAATTCGGAAGGCGTTGCCGTTGGCCGAAAAGCTAGATATTCGCATCCTCTTCGAGAACGTTTGGAACAATTTTCTTCTCTCTCCACTGGAGATGGCGTATTACATCGACTCGTTCGATTCTCCCTTGGTGGGAGCGTACTTCGATGTCGGGAACATCGTTCGCTACGGTTGGCCGACACATTGGGTCGAGGCACTCGGTGAGCGAATCGGGAAACTGGACATCAAAGAATACAGCCGAAAACTTCAGAACAGCAAAGGTCCGCGATCCGGTTTCGGAGTGGAAATCGGGGAAGGTGACTGCGACTGGCCCGGTGTGATGAAGGCTCTCGACAAGATCGGTTACTCCGGTTGGGCGACAGCCGAAGTCCGTGGGGGCGACAAAGAACGGTTGGCGGACATCAAATCCCGTATGGATCGTGTCCTTACGTTCGCATAG
- a CDS encoding TolB family protein, which translates to MPGTKKSRRVIAVCIGIAVLMVGAGYWFLSRPNWPATDPKLTTHVQSAPDWPVVFTSRTAPASLQAAADEGEEFTFPGKPLWQASEGRLRLLLPNGEVSELTWDRPLDDGQTLIDVMSPSVSPDGTKIVFAGRKPAPNHGHFRLYEINVDGTGLKQLTGGPNDSGATAVPPMRYAEDGETMLSDRKRRQTDYDDIDPIYAPGGHIVFVSSRTPDLGRDHARRSTTLWIMRDDGTEKRPLSANRNNDRWPWLTDNGYVIFSLWSRNREVVSADRTTITPYEPGQEFATAPTDNWMAAHIEPNADFFGGLIKVSEPVWRPRPLHNGRYAFMTNLDGATDEVTVVQAVGGTITSAPSSIAAGSTLPPSAEAQLIRGPNVDASGKPLQLTCPSPAPPDKILLAGSTPEENGEWNTSRYGLYVAKDDWPQAENTAQDVELTLLFDDPKFVDAEPVAVVPRVIHYDYQPLEYGDGTADVEFADGTTYHGPTGETHNSMVYMQNNKDVPGQKSDADEWPIFSAPPTGSIDSIRIFASHRDRFDDPDQPRTPGGWNMLLDVPMEDTAFRFRLPPGTPTVLAGFDADGRVTQWTSPAHDESGKPIKFYAFAGDHYSGTRMGFPHFCTGCHAGHSGTPKLQNRPQR; encoded by the coding sequence ATGCCGGGAACTAAGAAATCGCGGCGGGTAATCGCCGTTTGTATTGGCATCGCAGTGCTGATGGTGGGGGCGGGATATTGGTTTTTGTCTCGCCCCAATTGGCCTGCCACCGACCCCAAGTTGACGACGCATGTGCAATCGGCTCCCGATTGGCCCGTGGTCTTCACATCACGCACCGCCCCAGCCAGTCTCCAAGCGGCCGCGGATGAGGGTGAAGAGTTCACCTTCCCCGGCAAGCCGCTCTGGCAAGCGAGCGAAGGGCGATTGCGACTCCTCTTACCAAATGGCGAAGTCTCTGAACTGACCTGGGACCGACCACTCGATGATGGTCAGACCTTAATCGACGTGATGAGTCCGAGTGTTTCACCGGATGGGACGAAGATTGTTTTTGCTGGTCGAAAACCCGCCCCCAACCACGGTCATTTTCGACTATATGAAATCAACGTCGACGGCACTGGATTGAAACAACTTACCGGCGGCCCCAACGACTCCGGCGCTACCGCTGTTCCACCGATGCGTTACGCGGAGGATGGCGAAACGATGTTGTCGGATCGGAAACGTCGCCAGACGGATTACGACGACATCGATCCCATCTACGCACCCGGCGGGCATATTGTTTTCGTTTCGAGTCGCACACCGGACCTCGGTCGAGATCATGCTCGCCGCAGCACGACTCTCTGGATCATGCGAGACGACGGGACGGAAAAAAGACCACTCTCCGCAAATCGCAACAACGACCGTTGGCCGTGGCTAACCGACAATGGCTACGTCATCTTCAGCTTGTGGAGTCGAAATCGCGAGGTTGTTTCAGCTGACCGCACAACGATCACGCCCTACGAACCTGGCCAGGAGTTCGCAACCGCCCCGACGGACAACTGGATGGCAGCCCACATTGAACCGAACGCGGATTTTTTCGGCGGCTTGATCAAGGTGTCTGAACCTGTATGGCGACCGCGTCCGTTGCACAACGGTCGGTATGCCTTCATGACAAATCTTGATGGTGCCACCGACGAAGTCACCGTCGTACAGGCCGTTGGCGGCACGATCACATCGGCTCCGAGTTCGATCGCGGCGGGGTCCACACTTCCACCGTCTGCGGAAGCTCAACTCATTCGCGGACCAAACGTCGACGCGTCGGGAAAGCCGTTGCAGTTGACCTGCCCCAGTCCCGCACCACCCGACAAGATTCTGCTTGCCGGTTCAACACCCGAGGAAAATGGCGAATGGAACACGTCACGATATGGGTTGTATGTCGCCAAGGACGACTGGCCGCAAGCTGAAAACACCGCTCAGGACGTTGAACTCACGTTGCTCTTCGACGACCCGAAATTCGTCGACGCCGAACCGGTAGCCGTGGTTCCTCGTGTGATTCACTACGATTATCAACCGCTCGAATACGGCGATGGAACAGCGGACGTGGAGTTCGCAGATGGCACAACCTATCACGGTCCAACCGGCGAGACGCATAATTCGATGGTCTACATGCAGAACAACAAAGACGTGCCCGGTCAAAAATCGGATGCCGATGAATGGCCGATCTTCTCCGCGCCACCGACCGGGTCCATTGATTCCATCCGCATCTTTGCTTCGCATCGCGATCGGTTCGACGATCCCGATCAACCACGAACTCCCGGCGGTTGGAACATGCTGTTAGATGTCCCGATGGAAGACACGGCTTTCCGATTCCGACTTCCACCGGGCACTCCGACCGTCCTCGCCGGTTTCGATGCAGATGGCCGGGTGACGCAATGGACAAGCCCCGCACATGACGAGTCTGGCAAGCCCATCAAGTTCTACGCTTTTGCCGGTGACCATTACAGCGGCACGCGAATGGGTTTCCCCCATTTTTGCACCGGTTGTCACGCCGGTCACAGTGGCACACCAAAATTGCAAAACCGACCGCAACGGTGA
- a CDS encoding DUF1559 domain-containing protein yields the protein MKPKRTSSYGFTLIELLVVIAIIAILIALLLPAVQQAREAARRTQCKNNLKQIALAIENYESTFSVYPPGRLGCDGINHGPCNGDTNAQRVGTSGFVLLLPFMEKQNLYDSFSLADPVWGAYSTTWLTPNRAAVATRPEPYVCPSDTSEPTISITVGSETGPAATATYAFNSGSFGPSSGIGVQVKTDNNGLFVYKTAIGRQEITDGTSSTFLAGEVLDAHTGESQNIWTQGSRLLSCLRNTENPVNTPPGTGITTSPYGTALNGAFGSRHPGGAQFAFADGHVSFISENIDLATYRALSTRSNGEVVETP from the coding sequence TTGAAGCCCAAAAGAACAAGTTCGTACGGTTTTACGTTGATCGAACTGCTGGTGGTGATCGCGATTATCGCAATTTTGATCGCCCTGCTGCTGCCAGCGGTTCAGCAAGCCCGTGAGGCGGCTCGCCGAACGCAGTGTAAGAACAATCTCAAGCAGATTGCCTTGGCGATCGAGAATTACGAGTCGACTTTCAGCGTGTACCCACCGGGACGGCTGGGGTGTGACGGCATCAACCACGGCCCGTGTAACGGCGATACCAACGCACAACGTGTTGGAACGAGCGGATTTGTGTTGTTGCTGCCGTTCATGGAGAAACAGAATCTCTACGATTCCTTCAGTCTTGCTGATCCGGTTTGGGGAGCCTATTCCACTACGTGGCTCACACCGAATCGGGCAGCCGTAGCCACACGACCGGAACCGTATGTGTGTCCCTCGGATACCAGTGAGCCAACAATCTCTATTACCGTGGGGAGTGAAACCGGGCCAGCGGCCACGGCGACTTACGCATTCAACTCCGGTTCGTTCGGGCCATCCTCCGGGATTGGAGTTCAGGTAAAGACCGATAACAACGGGTTGTTTGTCTACAAGACAGCCATCGGACGTCAGGAAATCACCGACGGAACTAGCAGCACGTTCCTGGCTGGTGAAGTCCTCGATGCTCATACTGGGGAATCGCAGAACATTTGGACGCAGGGGTCCCGGTTGCTGAGTTGCTTGCGGAACACCGAAAACCCCGTCAACACACCGCCCGGCACCGGAATCACGACTTCCCCCTACGGGACGGCTTTAAACGGTGCATTTGGTAGTCGCCATCCTGGTGGTGCTCAATTTGCTTTCGCCGACGGGCACGTCTCGTTCATTTCCGAGAATATCGACCTGGCAACCTACCGGGCACTTTCGACTCGGTCCAATGGAGAGGTGGTCGAAACACCATAA
- a CDS encoding DUF3823 domain-containing protein: MTTQRGLLRVFLPLLPLFLIGCGGSGEVEVQGKLTSNGEPLQVSENGDVQVTFVQVEGGSQTGHQFLASPDDSGQYSVTLPTGEYKVAVVQLDPYPDTDKLEGQFSQDTTPIEKTIDGSETWDIELNEYAGN, encoded by the coding sequence GTGACTACGCAACGTGGCCTGCTCCGTGTGTTCCTGCCACTTCTTCCCCTATTTCTCATCGGTTGTGGTGGTTCGGGAGAAGTTGAAGTCCAGGGAAAACTGACATCAAACGGTGAACCGCTTCAAGTGAGTGAAAACGGTGACGTTCAAGTCACCTTTGTTCAAGTCGAAGGCGGTTCGCAGACCGGTCATCAATTTTTGGCCAGCCCCGATGATTCGGGCCAATACAGCGTCACGCTTCCAACAGGTGAGTACAAAGTCGCCGTGGTTCAGTTGGATCCGTATCCAGACACCGACAAACTCGAAGGTCAATTCAGTCAAGACACAACACCCATCGAAAAGACCATTGATGGCAGTGAAACTTGGGACATCGAACTGAACGAGTATGCCGGGAACTAA
- the pth gene encoding aminoacyl-tRNA hydrolase: protein MKVVVGLGNPGAKYRQTRHNVGFDVLAELANRHGGTTPTIKHESEIVEIFLANEKVILAAPQTFMNLSGRAVRSLMDFYRLSLEDMIVICDDLNLERGRLRLKPSGSAGGQKGLANIIQLLKTEEFARLRVGIGRPPGRMDAAAFVLGKFTEAESPEIQLAVAKAADGVETWIQEDFQTSMNRVNAPN, encoded by the coding sequence ATGAAAGTTGTCGTGGGGTTGGGAAACCCCGGCGCAAAGTACCGGCAAACACGCCATAACGTCGGTTTTGACGTCCTTGCGGAGCTGGCGAACCGACACGGGGGCACCACCCCCACCATCAAACATGAGTCGGAAATTGTCGAGATTTTCCTTGCGAACGAAAAGGTCATTCTCGCGGCTCCTCAAACATTTATGAACCTCAGCGGTCGGGCGGTCCGGTCGCTGATGGATTTTTATAGGCTATCGCTGGAAGACATGATCGTCATCTGCGATGATCTCAATCTCGAACGAGGCCGATTGCGACTTAAGCCATCAGGCTCGGCGGGAGGACAAAAAGGGCTGGCCAATATCATTCAGCTGCTGAAAACCGAGGAGTTCGCTCGATTGCGAGTTGGAATCGGTCGCCCTCCCGGACGTATGGACGCAGCGGCATTTGTGTTGGGGAAATTCACGGAGGCCGAATCTCCGGAAATCCAACTGGCCGTTGCCAAGGCAGCGGACGGAGTTGAAACGTGGATTCAAGAAGATTTCCAAACTTCGATGAATCGAGTCAATGCCCCCAACTAG
- a CDS encoding Kelch repeat-containing protein, with the protein MKFPFVCGCVWATTLLWNINSVTADPPWRWTRVADHADWQPRDSQGELVFNDRLWIFGGWFNSYEAPPRDVWSSANGKDWQLITKDAPWKHSDLSMSLTFKDRMWFMGGWYNGRLPGHSAGDTVWSSTDGKNWVRETEHAGWSPRLAAAIVEFRGKMWILGGTENYYFGDQSSLKNDVWSSEDGKTWTQVTKDAGWAPRAYHQAAVLNDRIYVFGGGNYVPEYQAFNDVWSSADGVEWRRETAAAPWHERLWFSSAVYRGHMWVVGGWSKDPSQNWGDVWYSKNGRDWKKLETAKPSWKERHEHSLFVFQDQLWLAGGHAQPLSDEVWSLKLPKNWDGD; encoded by the coding sequence ATGAAGTTTCCGTTTGTTTGTGGATGCGTTTGGGCGACGACGCTGCTGTGGAATATCAATTCGGTTACGGCGGATCCGCCGTGGCGTTGGACGCGTGTTGCAGACCACGCCGATTGGCAGCCCCGTGACTCTCAAGGCGAGTTGGTGTTTAACGATCGTCTTTGGATCTTCGGCGGTTGGTTCAACTCCTATGAAGCCCCGCCCCGCGATGTGTGGAGTTCCGCCAACGGAAAAGATTGGCAACTCATCACGAAGGACGCCCCGTGGAAGCACTCCGATTTGTCGATGTCGCTGACCTTCAAGGATCGCATGTGGTTCATGGGCGGTTGGTACAATGGCCGTCTTCCCGGGCATTCCGCTGGCGATACCGTTTGGTCGTCGACGGACGGCAAGAATTGGGTTCGTGAAACCGAACACGCAGGATGGTCGCCTCGCTTGGCGGCGGCCATTGTCGAGTTCCGAGGCAAGATGTGGATACTCGGCGGAACCGAGAACTACTATTTCGGCGACCAATCCAGTTTGAAGAACGATGTGTGGTCTAGCGAAGACGGGAAAACGTGGACTCAGGTCACGAAGGATGCCGGTTGGGCACCCCGAGCGTATCACCAAGCTGCGGTGTTGAATGATCGGATTTACGTCTTTGGTGGCGGGAACTACGTGCCGGAATACCAAGCGTTCAATGATGTTTGGAGTTCCGCCGACGGCGTTGAATGGCGTCGGGAAACGGCAGCGGCACCATGGCATGAGCGACTGTGGTTTTCGTCAGCAGTTTATCGCGGGCACATGTGGGTGGTCGGCGGTTGGTCAAAGGACCCGTCACAAAATTGGGGCGACGTGTGGTATTCGAAGAACGGTCGCGATTGGAAAAAACTCGAAACCGCGAAACCCTCATGGAAGGAACGTCACGAGCATTCCCTGTTCGTCTTTCAAGACCAACTCTGGCTCGCCGGCGGACATGCCCAACCGCTCAGCGATGAAGTCTGGTCGTTGAAACTCCCAAAGAATTGGGACGGCGATTAG
- a CDS encoding glutathione peroxidase gives MKFACLAASVAIVMGAMTASAADTKSSKDTSPVLKHTMKSLDGKKVDLSKYEGKVLLIVNVASQCGATPQYEPLQELYSKYKDEGLVVLGFPCNQFGSQEPGSADEIQEFCKSNYGVTFPMFAKIDVNDDNAADLYQYLTSKQAFPKDSGRVRWNFEKFLVSRDGKVVDRFRTPVQPDSQPVIKAIEAELAKKP, from the coding sequence ATGAAGTTTGCTTGTTTGGCTGCGAGTGTGGCCATTGTGATGGGAGCAATGACCGCTTCCGCCGCCGATACCAAGTCTTCCAAGGACACCTCCCCTGTGCTGAAACACACGATGAAATCTTTGGATGGCAAGAAAGTCGACCTGTCCAAATACGAGGGCAAAGTGCTCTTGATTGTCAATGTCGCCAGCCAATGCGGAGCGACACCGCAATATGAACCACTGCAAGAACTCTATAGCAAGTACAAAGACGAAGGCTTGGTCGTGCTGGGCTTTCCGTGCAATCAGTTCGGTAGTCAAGAACCGGGCAGTGCCGATGAAATCCAAGAGTTCTGCAAATCCAACTACGGCGTAACATTTCCCATGTTCGCTAAGATCGACGTGAACGACGACAACGCAGCCGACCTGTACCAGTACCTCACCAGCAAGCAAGCGTTTCCGAAAGACTCCGGTCGGGTTCGATGGAACTTCGAGAAGTTTTTGGTCAGCCGGGATGGTAAGGTCGTCGATCGTTTCCGTACCCCCGTGCAACCCGACTCGCAACCTGTGATCAAGGCCATCGAAGCCGAGTTGGCTAAGAAGCCGTAA